In candidate division KSB1 bacterium, the DNA window GATTGGAGTCAAACATGTTCAAAAAAATTTTGATTGCCTACGATGGTTCTGACGCCTCGAAACGGGCGCTGGACGCCGCCATTGATCTGGCCCAAAAGTATGGCGCTTATTTTGAGATTCTTTCCGTCATCGAAGAATTGCCGAAATATGCCGCCACCGTCGGTGAGGTGAAAGAGATTCAACTCGAGGCGCAAAAGCATTATCATGAACTGCAACAAGAGGCCATTGCCAAAGCTGCTGAGGTTGGCGTCGAGTTGGTGGATAAAGTGATGCCCGGCCACGAAGTGGATGCCATCGTCGGCTATGCGGAAAAGCATCATTTTGATTTGCTGGTCATCGGCCGTCACGGGCATTCGGCCATCCGCAAAAAACATCCGGGCAGCACCT includes these proteins:
- a CDS encoding universal stress protein → MFKKILIAYDGSDASKRALDAAIDLAQKYGAYFEILSVIEELPKYAATVGEVKEIQLEAQKHYHELQQEAIAKAAEVGVELVDKVMPGHEVDAIVGYAEKHHFDLLVIGRHGHSAIRKKHPGSTSSNIVTHATCTVLVVA